The Couchioplanes caeruleus nucleotide sequence GCGGCTTCTCGAGCACGTCGACCGCCCCCGCGGCCAGCGCGTTGTACGTGGTGAACAGCTCCTGCCGGTCGGCCGAGGACACCACGAGGATCGGGGTGGGGAACTCCGCCATGATGTGCTCGGTGGCGACCAGCCCGCTCATCGTGGGCAGCATCATGTCCATCGTGACCACGTCCGGGCGCAGCCGGCCGACCATCTCGACCGCCTGGGCGCCGTCCACGGCCTCGCCCACCACCTGCAGCTCCGGGTCGCTCGCGAGCGACTCCCGCAGGTGGTGGCGCATGGTCGCGGAGTCCTCGACGACCAGGACGCGGATCATGCGGGCACCAGCCGGCGGATGTGCGCGAGCAGTTCCTCCTGGTTGAACTGGCCCTTGACCACGTACGCGCTCGCCCCCGCCGCCGCGCCCCGGGCCCGGTCCTCGGCGCTGGCCCGCGAGCTGACCAGGATCGCCGGCACCTCGGCCAGCCCGGGGTCGGCCCGGGTCTGCGCGACGAAGGTGAACCCGTCGATGCCGGGCATGTCGATGTCGGTCAGGTAGAGGCCGTACCGCCGGGACCGCGCCTTCTCCAGGCCCTCCTCGCCGGAGGCCGCGAGGTCGACCTCGTACCCGGCCGACTCGAGGATGCTGCGCTCCAGCATGCGCGTGGTCAGCGAGTCGTCGACGACCAGGATCGGCAGCCGGCGGGCCGGATCGGGCGGGGCCGCGCCGCCCCCGCCGAGCCGCGCGGTCTCGGCGATCAGGCCCGAGGCGTCCAGGACCAGCTGCGGATTGCCGTCGAGGTCCATGGACACCCCGCCGATCACCGGGGCGGCCGGGGCCAGCTCCGGCAGGGGACGCACCACGAGCGTGGAGGTGCCGGCCAGCCGGTCGACGCCGACCGCCACCGCCCGGTCGCCGGCGCGGACGACGACCGCCACGGCGGACCCGCCGCCCTCGGGGACGGTGGTGCCGGCGTACAGGGCCCGGGCCAGGGACAGGAACGGCAGAGCCTCGCCGTCGTGCGCGAGCCGGCCGGTCAGCGCGGCCGCCGCGGCCTTCTCGGGCGGCAACCGTACGCAGGTCAGCACCGCGTCCAGCGGCACGGTGGCGACGCTCCCGGCCGCCTCGACGACGAGCCCGTGCAGCGACAACAGCGCCAGCGGCAGCACCAGCTCGATGGTGGTGCCGCGCCCCGGCTCGGTACGCACGGACACCTCGCCCCCGAGCTGATCGGCGACGTCGCGGGCCACGTTGAGGCCGATACCGCGCCCGGCCACCTCGGTGACCGTGGGGGAGGTGCTGATGCCCCCGGCGAGCACCAGGTTCAGCAGGCTCTGCGTGTCCGGCTCGGCGTCCCCGGACCGCAGCAGGCCCCGGTCGTGGGCGGCCCGGCGTACCGCCGCCAGGTCGAATCCGCGGCCGTCGTCGGAGCAGAGGAAGGCGGCGTAGCTGCCCCGGCGCTCGACCGTGACGACGACCGAGCCCTCCGGCGGTTTGCCCGCCGCCGCCCGGTCCGGCTCGGACTCGATGCCGTGCGCGACCGCATTGCGCACGATGTGCAGCATCGCGTTGGTGGCGGAGGCGAGCACCTGCGGGTCGAGGCGCAGGTCGCCGCCGCGCCCGTCGAAGCGCACCCGCCTGCCCTGGGCGTCGGCGGCGTCCCGCACGGCGCGGTGCAGCACGGTGAAGATGCTCGAGGCCGGCACCAGGCGCAGGCGTTCGGCACGGCCGCGGACCTCGTCGAGCTCGCGCTCGACCTGTTCCACCGTGTCGGTCATGCGGCGGGCCAGGGTGCCGATGTCGGCGGCGAGGCGTACGGCCGCCGTCCGGGCCGTCTCCGCGGCACCGGGCCGCCCGGAACGCAGCTGGTCGGCGAGGGAGTCCGCGGACCGGCGCAGCTGCTCCAGCGACGTACGCCCGGAGCGCAGCGGCGCGAACCGGGCGTGCGTCTCGCCCACCGCGTCGAGCAGGTCGTCCACGTCGGCGGACACCGCGCGCGCGGCCGGCAGCGGCTCGGGGTGCGCGACGGCGTCGGGCGGCTGCCGGTCGGCGGGGACGGCAGCGGTGGCGGCCTGCTCCGGCCGGGGCTCGAGCGCGGCCACGTACCGCTCGATCTCGTCGTTGAGGCGCAGCAGCTCACGCATCTCACCGGCCGCCAGCGCACCCTCGTCGCCGCGGTGCGGGACGAGCACCTCCTCGAAGGCGTGCGCGCGGTCGGCGATCTCCTGCTGGCGTACCACCCGGGCGGCGCCCTTGAGCGTGTGGGCGAAGCGCAGCAGCCGGGCCACCAGCTCGGCGCCGTGGCGCTGCTCCAGGTCGAGCACGCCCGCGCTGAGCTGGTCGACGAGCTCGCGGGCCTCGACCCGGAAGTAGCGCAGCGGGTCCGCGCTCATCGGCGCCCGTTGCCGACCAGGTCGAGCAGGTCGGCGGAGAGGGTGGACAGGTGCGCCGCGGTCTGCCGGGTCTGCACGGCGCTCGACTCGGTCTCCCGGGTCACCCGCGCGGTGTCCGAGGCGGCGACGTTGACCTGCTCCACCGCCGTGGTCTGCTGCTTGGTGGACAGCTCGATCTCCCGGGTGGCGTCGTTCGTGGTGGCCACGAGCTGCGCGATGCGCCGGAACGAGCTCGTGGCGTCGTCGAACTTGCGGGCGCCGGCGTCGACGGACTTCGCGCCGATCTCGGTGGCCATGACGGTGGTGTTGACCGCACCCCGGACGTCGTCGATGAGGGCGCGGATCTCCTTGGCCGAGCCGGCGGTCCGGTCGGCGAGCTTGCGGATCTCCTCGGCGACGACGGCGAACCGGCGGCCCCACTCGCCCGCGCCGCTCGCCTCGATGGTCGCGTTGATGGCGAGGATGTTCGTCTGCTCCGCCAGCTC carries:
- a CDS encoding hybrid sensor histidine kinase/response regulator translates to MSADPLRYFRVEARELVDQLSAGVLDLEQRHGAELVARLLRFAHTLKGAARVVRQQEIADRAHAFEEVLVPHRGDEGALAAGEMRELLRLNDEIERYVAALEPRPEQAATAAVPADRQPPDAVAHPEPLPAARAVSADVDDLLDAVGETHARFAPLRSGRTSLEQLRRSADSLADQLRSGRPGAAETARTAAVRLAADIGTLARRMTDTVEQVERELDEVRGRAERLRLVPASSIFTVLHRAVRDAADAQGRRVRFDGRGGDLRLDPQVLASATNAMLHIVRNAVAHGIESEPDRAAAGKPPEGSVVVTVERRGSYAAFLCSDDGRGFDLAAVRRAAHDRGLLRSGDAEPDTQSLLNLVLAGGISTSPTVTEVAGRGIGLNVARDVADQLGGEVSVRTEPGRGTTIELVLPLALLSLHGLVVEAAGSVATVPLDAVLTCVRLPPEKAAAAALTGRLAHDGEALPFLSLARALYAGTTVPEGGGSAVAVVVRAGDRAVAVGVDRLAGTSTLVVRPLPELAPAAPVIGGVSMDLDGNPQLVLDASGLIAETARLGGGGAAPPDPARRLPILVVDDSLTTRMLERSILESAGYEVDLAASGEEGLEKARSRRYGLYLTDIDMPGIDGFTFVAQTRADPGLAEVPAILVSSRASAEDRARGAAAGASAYVVKGQFNQEELLAHIRRLVPA